Proteins encoded in a region of the Gemmatimonadota bacterium genome:
- a CDS encoding Gfo/Idh/MocA family oxidoreductase: MIKLGMIGCGGMGGAHMRRFHTLSDRVTLAAAVDVVPERAEAVAQQFPGACVATDYREILDSVDAVLLALPHHLHFSVGQACLNAGVHVLLEKPMANYEVACKELIEASETSGKVLMIAYCMRFHPIVQRLKALLDEGAYGDVFQVSIWTEQLTRYPPDHWASSKERLGGGQLFSHGCHYIDLLLWFLGRPVQGIHMGTNFGTPWMEREGTSNVTMEFENGRLGYHFGTWGARGTRLRYSIHAHCTEGLLDANLSGGKLVHIVRGQEKILSEAEPGKHTENEMAHFLDCIETGQTPLTDGKSSLQGLRVIWRLYEAEQAGHIADLTGLGLDEA, translated from the coding sequence ATGATCAAACTGGGTATGATCGGATGCGGCGGCATGGGGGGTGCCCACATGCGGCGGTTTCACACACTGAGCGATCGCGTCACATTAGCCGCTGCTGTCGATGTTGTTCCAGAACGTGCAGAAGCAGTCGCGCAGCAATTTCCGGGAGCCTGTGTAGCGACAGATTATCGCGAGATTTTAGACTCGGTAGATGCCGTACTGCTCGCCCTACCCCACCATTTGCACTTTTCCGTGGGACAGGCGTGCCTCAATGCTGGCGTTCATGTCCTGCTCGAAAAACCCATGGCCAATTACGAAGTCGCCTGCAAAGAGCTGATTGAAGCATCTGAAACCTCGGGCAAAGTGCTGATGATTGCGTATTGCATGCGCTTTCATCCAATTGTACAGCGTTTGAAAGCATTGCTGGATGAAGGCGCGTACGGCGATGTATTTCAAGTGTCGATCTGGACCGAACAACTCACCCGGTATCCCCCCGATCACTGGGCTTCGAGCAAAGAGCGATTGGGCGGAGGGCAGTTGTTTAGCCATGGCTGTCATTATATCGATTTGTTGCTCTGGTTTTTGGGGCGCCCCGTGCAGGGCATTCACATGGGCACAAATTTTGGTACGCCGTGGATGGAGCGAGAAGGCACGAGCAATGTGACGATGGAATTTGAAAATGGCCGACTGGGCTATCACTTTGGCACCTGGGGCGCGCGAGGCACCCGGCTGCGGTACTCAATCCACGCGCATTGCACAGAAGGTTTGCTCGATGCCAATCTCTCAGGTGGCAAGCTCGTACACATCGTACGCGGTCAAGAAAAAATTTTATCTGAAGCAGAGCCGGGCAAACACACGGAAAACGAGATGGCCCATTTTCTCGATTGCATTGAAACCGGGCAAACACCGCTGACAGATGGCAAAAGCAGCTTGCAGGGATTGCGCGTGATCTGGCGACTATATGAAGCCGAACAAGCAGGGCATATTGCAGATTTGACGGGATTGGGTTTGGATGAGGCCTAA
- a CDS encoding type II toxin-antitoxin system HicB family antitoxin: MLTDYINDLMAQAEYDKLEDGTFGGRIPVCKGVVAFANSLRDCESELHSILEDWIFVGIKLGHRLPVINDIDLNKVPMHESLDTV, translated from the coding sequence ATCCTCACGGATTATATTAACGATCTCATGGCACAGGCCGAATATGACAAACTGGAAGACGGTACATTTGGTGGACGTATTCCCGTATGCAAGGGTGTGGTAGCATTTGCCAATTCGCTTCGCGATTGTGAATCAGAACTTCATTCTATACTCGAAGATTGGATTTTTGTGGGTATTAAACTTGGACATAGACTTCCTGTAATTAATGATATTGACTTAAACAAGGTGCCCATGCATGAATCGTTGGACACCGTGTAA
- a CDS encoding 7-carboxy-7-deazaguanine synthase QueE — protein MPVWRGDGVILQVNEIFYSIEGEGLRVGQPTTFVRLARCNLRCFFCDTEFDYFEEMTITQIVDEVRRHPAKWVCLTGGEPLGQNITPLCRKLVSAGFRLHIETNGTIDPDPVLCNLIEHWTVSPKRQKIADGLTHITELKYVVGKTFCENTVDENRAKYIYLQPESSKPQYIHKALKILSRHPNWRLSCRIHKMLQLP, from the coding sequence ATGCCCGTTTGGCGCGGCGATGGCGTGATTTTGCAAGTCAATGAAATTTTCTATTCCATAGAAGGCGAAGGCCTGCGCGTGGGACAACCCACAACATTTGTCAGACTTGCGCGTTGTAATTTGCGCTGTTTTTTTTGCGATACGGAATTTGATTATTTTGAGGAAATGACCATTACTCAAATTGTCGATGAGGTCAGGCGTCATCCGGCAAAGTGGGTGTGTTTAACCGGAGGAGAGCCGCTGGGACAAAATATCACGCCGCTGTGCAGGAAACTCGTCAGCGCGGGTTTTAGGTTGCATATCGAGACAAATGGAACGATTGATCCAGATCCTGTTTTGTGCAATCTAATCGAACACTGGACCGTATCGCCCAAACGGCAAAAAATTGCCGATGGTCTGACACATATCACCGAACTCAAATACGTGGTGGGCAAAACGTTTTGCGAAAATACGGTCGATGAAAACCGCGCAAAATATATTTATTTACAGCCCGAATCGAGCAAACCCCAATACATTCACAAGGCATTGAAAATTTTGTCGCGACATCCCAACTGGCGCTTGTCGTGTCGCATTCACAAAATGTTGCAATTGCCATAG
- a CDS encoding cell division protein ZapA, with the protein MSGLSDVRVQVFGSEYRIASDTDPEHIREVASYIDQKMREIASALALRNRSTVAILTAVNLADELFKIEEESRLMNRISREKADQLADSVTFSSRTK; encoded by the coding sequence ATGTCTGGTTTGTCCGACGTGCGCGTTCAGGTATTTGGCTCAGAATATCGCATTGCCAGCGATACTGATCCCGAACATATCCGCGAGGTGGCGAGTTATATCGATCAGAAAATGCGAGAAATAGCCAGTGCTCTTGCACTGCGCAACAGATCGACAGTAGCTATATTAACGGCTGTGAATTTGGCTGATGAGCTTTTTAAGATCGAGGAAGAAAGTCGCCTGATGAATCGGATTTCACGCGAGAAAGCCGATCAACTCGCAGACTCGGTAACCTTTAGCTCACGAACGAAGTGA
- the rpmI gene encoding 50S ribosomal protein L35, whose product MPKMKTHSGAKKRFKKRSSGKISRRQATAAHNLTKKTSKRKRGLRQTVHVHDTDQSRVNRLLAS is encoded by the coding sequence GTGCCCAAAATGAAAACCCATAGCGGCGCTAAAAAGCGTTTCAAAAAGCGCAGTTCTGGCAAAATCAGCCGTCGTCAGGCCACTGCAGCGCACAACCTGACCAAAAAGACGAGCAAGCGCAAAAGAGGCCTCCGCCAAACTGTGCATGTTCACGACACTGACCAAAGCCGCGTCAATCGCCTGCTGGCGTCTTGA
- the thrS gene encoding threonine--tRNA ligase, giving the protein MAENHSITITLPDGSTKEIDRGTTVLQVAESIGSGLARAALAGRVDGRAVDLSYPVASDAAVEILTFSDDEGKEVYWHSTAHVMAQAVQDLFPTAKVTIGPPIENGFYYDFDVDRPFTPDELEKIEARMLEIAREDQPFSREEISRDEASGRFQDLGESYKLELLDGIAPDETVSIYKNTRWFDLCRGPHLPSTGRIKAIKLLNASGAYWRGDENNKMLQRIYGISFPGKKELQAYLDKLEEAKRRDHRTLGVQLDLYSVNDNVGPGLVLWHPKGMRIRHEIESFWHSAHFDGGYELVGSPHIGRSSLWNTSGHLDFFRENMYSPMDVDGQEYFAKPMNCPFHSMIYKSRRRSYRELPLRWAEMGTVYRYEPAGVLHGLLRARGFTQDDAHIFCRPDQVESEIKQTIDFTLFILRSFGLEDFKIDISTRPEKAVGDPRDWDMATNALKAAIDAQGLKYGIDEGGGAFYGPKIDVQIRDALGREWQCSTIQFDFNLPERFDLTFAGQDGKMHRPYMVHRALLGSMERFFGTLIEHYAGNFPVWLAPVQAVILPVSDRFIDYAQQVAKLLRDAQVRVEMDDQDAKLGYKIREAEVQKVPYMLIVGAREVENGTVSVRRHGQGDLGALSLKNLIARIQTEVESKQLS; this is encoded by the coding sequence ATGGCAGAAAACCACTCCATAACCATTACACTTCCCGACGGTTCGACCAAAGAAATTGATCGCGGTACAACCGTGCTACAAGTAGCCGAATCCATTGGCTCCGGTCTTGCCCGCGCCGCTCTGGCCGGGCGGGTTGATGGTCGGGCTGTAGATTTGAGTTACCCGGTTGCTTCAGATGCTGCGGTTGAGATCTTAACTTTTTCGGATGACGAAGGCAAAGAGGTTTACTGGCATAGCACAGCGCATGTAATGGCACAAGCTGTACAGGATTTGTTTCCCACTGCCAAAGTAACCATCGGTCCGCCTATTGAAAACGGATTCTATTACGATTTTGATGTCGATCGGCCCTTTACACCCGATGAACTGGAAAAAATTGAAGCGCGAATGCTGGAAATTGCCAGAGAAGACCAGCCCTTTTCTCGCGAGGAAATCTCGCGCGATGAGGCTTCTGGGCGCTTTCAGGATTTGGGTGAGTCCTACAAACTCGAGCTTTTAGACGGCATTGCGCCCGATGAGACCGTGAGCATCTACAAGAATACCAGGTGGTTTGATCTGTGTCGGGGGCCACACTTACCGTCAACAGGGCGCATTAAGGCCATCAAGTTGTTAAACGCATCCGGGGCTTATTGGCGGGGCGATGAAAACAACAAAATGCTGCAGCGCATCTACGGCATCTCGTTTCCCGGCAAAAAAGAATTGCAGGCATATCTCGATAAACTCGAAGAAGCCAAACGTCGAGACCACCGCACTTTGGGCGTACAGTTAGACCTGTATTCAGTAAATGACAATGTAGGTCCAGGCCTGGTGCTCTGGCACCCTAAGGGCATGCGCATCCGGCACGAGATTGAATCATTCTGGCACAGTGCTCATTTCGACGGTGGATATGAACTCGTTGGCTCCCCTCATATTGGGCGATCCAGCCTGTGGAACACAAGCGGACATCTGGATTTTTTCCGCGAAAATATGTACTCGCCGATGGATGTCGATGGACAGGAATATTTTGCCAAACCCATGAACTGTCCATTTCACAGCATGATTTACAAAAGCCGTCGTCGGAGTTATCGCGAGTTGCCATTGCGCTGGGCAGAAATGGGAACGGTTTACCGGTATGAACCGGCGGGAGTACTGCACGGGCTTTTGCGAGCGCGCGGATTTACACAGGATGACGCGCATATCTTTTGCCGCCCAGACCAGGTCGAAAGTGAAATTAAACAGACCATAGATTTTACGCTGTTTATTCTGCGGTCATTTGGTCTTGAAGATTTTAAGATCGATATTTCCACACGACCCGAAAAAGCCGTAGGCGACCCTCGCGACTGGGATATGGCGACAAATGCCTTGAAAGCTGCGATAGATGCACAGGGTTTAAAATATGGCATTGACGAAGGTGGCGGCGCATTTTACGGACCCAAAATTGACGTGCAAATTAGAGATGCACTGGGACGTGAATGGCAGTGTTCGACAATTCAGTTTGACTTCAACCTGCCCGAGCGATTCGATCTGACTTTTGCCGGGCAAGATGGCAAGATGCACCGCCCCTATATGGTACATCGCGCGCTTTTGGGGTCAATGGAACGGTTCTTTGGCACACTCATTGAGCATTATGCCGGTAATTTCCCCGTGTGGTTGGCGCCTGTGCAGGCCGTTATTCTACCTGTATCGGATCGTTTTATCGACTATGCACAGCAAGTTGCCAAACTGCTTCGAGATGCTCAGGTGCGCGTTGAAATGGATGATCAGGATGCCAAACTGGGCTACAAAATTCGAGAGGCAGAAGTTCAAAAAGTGCCCTATATGCTTATTGTTGGCGCGCGGGAAGTTGAGAATGGCACAGTGTCGGTTCGCCGTCATGGACAGGGGGATTTGGGTGCGCTGAGCCTGAAAAATTTAATCGCGCGTATTCAGACAGAGGTCGAATCCAAACAATTGTCATAA
- the rny gene encoding ribonuclease Y, which translates to MEIVSVIALSTGLLVLGFVVGWLISSKISHKRFYRTDASIEQILEDARREAETEKRTALLEAKDQIYHERVHAEKALEGRNSEVAHKEEELDRMSSELNRRADLLNHKAGQMEELEQKLVQQQDELTVKELELEAILEAQNARLERIAALTRQQAKRELMENLEAEAQREVAWRLKEIREDAQARANDEAREIIASAIQRLAVDYTVESTVTVVELPADEMKGRIIGREGRNIRAFEMCTGVDVIVDDTPKAVVLSGFDPIRRAIAKTALEHLLMDGRIHPGRIEEVVEKSKENMHELIQQAGEEAIFDMGVPGLHDRLIECLGRLKFRTSYGQNMLNHSKEVAFLSGMMATHLGLDAQLAKRAGLLHDIGQGISHEFEGTPGQNGADMAKKYGEDDEVINAIEAHHGEADPISPIAVLVDAADTISRVRPGARREVLENYVRRLEHLEQTAQEIEGVDAVYAIQAGQEIRVVANYGLISDEDTERLSAQIAERLEKTMTYPGHIKVTVIREVRAINFAR; encoded by the coding sequence ATGGAAATCGTATCTGTGATTGCACTATCTACCGGGCTGTTGGTTCTGGGATTTGTTGTGGGATGGCTGATCAGCAGTAAAATCTCACACAAGAGATTTTACCGCACCGACGCCTCAATTGAACAAATTTTGGAAGATGCTCGAAGAGAAGCAGAAACTGAAAAACGCACCGCGCTTTTAGAAGCTAAGGATCAGATTTATCACGAGCGCGTACATGCCGAAAAAGCGCTGGAAGGCCGCAACAGTGAAGTGGCACACAAAGAAGAAGAATTAGATCGCATGTCGAGCGAGTTGAATCGACGTGCAGACCTGCTCAACCACAAAGCTGGACAAATGGAAGAATTGGAACAAAAACTGGTACAGCAGCAGGACGAATTAACCGTAAAAGAACTGGAATTGGAAGCGATTTTGGAGGCTCAAAATGCGCGATTAGAACGCATTGCGGCCCTGACACGCCAGCAGGCCAAACGCGAATTGATGGAAAATTTGGAGGCCGAAGCCCAGCGCGAAGTTGCCTGGCGCTTAAAAGAAATTCGGGAAGACGCACAAGCGCGGGCCAATGATGAAGCGAGAGAAATTATCGCAAGTGCGATTCAAAGACTGGCAGTCGATTACACGGTAGAATCAACTGTGACAGTTGTCGAGTTGCCAGCCGATGAAATGAAAGGTCGAATTATCGGACGAGAAGGGCGCAATATCCGAGCTTTTGAGATGTGTACTGGCGTGGATGTGATTGTTGACGATACCCCCAAAGCCGTCGTGCTGTCCGGATTTGATCCCATTCGCCGCGCGATTGCCAAGACAGCTTTGGAGCACCTTTTAATGGATGGACGCATTCATCCGGGCCGGATCGAAGAAGTGGTTGAAAAATCGAAAGAAAATATGCACGAATTGATTCAACAAGCGGGTGAAGAGGCCATCTTTGACATGGGAGTACCCGGCTTGCATGATCGTCTGATTGAATGTCTTGGGCGATTAAAATTTCGGACGAGCTATGGGCAAAATATGTTAAACCACAGCAAAGAGGTGGCTTTTCTATCGGGGATGATGGCCACGCATTTGGGGCTGGATGCACAACTTGCCAAGCGCGCCGGCCTACTACACGATATTGGCCAGGGAATCAGCCACGAATTTGAAGGTACACCCGGCCAAAATGGCGCTGATATGGCAAAAAAATACGGTGAAGATGACGAGGTAATCAACGCGATTGAAGCCCACCACGGCGAGGCTGACCCCATCTCGCCAATTGCAGTGCTGGTCGATGCCGCAGATACCATTTCGAGGGTTCGACCGGGCGCAAGGCGTGAGGTGTTGGAAAATTATGTGCGACGATTGGAGCATTTAGAACAAACCGCCCAAGAAATAGAGGGAGTAGACGCGGTTTACGCCATTCAAGCCGGTCAGGAAATTCGGGTAGTCGCCAACTATGGGTTAATCAGCGATGAAGACACCGAGCGATTATCTGCTCAAATTGCCGAACGACTGGAAAAAACAATGACGTATCCGGGGCATATAAAAGTGACCGTAATTCGCGAGGTGCGCGCCATCAATTTTGCGCGATAG
- a CDS encoding type II toxin-antitoxin system HicA family toxin, with product MNRWTPCKRRDFIRRLRKLGFDGPYSGTRHQFMIYQNHRLSIPSNSEYSVPQLRFMIREIEAILEREITMSDWYALSR from the coding sequence ATGAATCGTTGGACACCGTGTAAACGTCGCGATTTTATTCGTCGTCTTCGCAAACTTGGATTTGATGGTCCCTATTCGGGTACACGTCACCAATTTATGATCTATCAAAATCATCGATTGTCCATTCCGTCCAATTCTGAATACTCTGTTCCGCAATTGCGGTTCATGATCCGAGAAATTGAAGCGATTCTCGAACGCGAAATTACAATGTCAGACTGGTACGCTCTTTCACGATAG
- a CDS encoding DNA double-strand break repair nuclease NurA, with amino-acid sequence MLDYGLLKRQIDQMAVDASTLQDDFFTRIDLACSEMDRWEDAWETLGIKIARSRTSWLVAQLGGPITEACPRPDRPKELTVIAADGSQIFPDRHEVANCFLINIGYVVIHYGTGERSVLNSEPTLFYDEDDLYQEWAGKRSPITREIVGVRRNAMELEKVVSLSAQAHAEGRTCVGLTDGTLILWMLEGKPYDFRRETLQATLVGLERLRELRVPIAGYISDPGSADVLNALRVGLCPEQPPNCDKCPWKAAEAQHLLDLDGDSEPPAPIPCEPIAGVTDDMLYARKLKRGERSGVYRSASKILEDYGPHRICFFYVHTGWEIGRVEIPEWVAKDRELLDLVHATVVDQIDKGRGYPVVLSESHERAIVRGADRDIFFKFLKDAFVKNNIKTEQSLKQLKKMAAAV; translated from the coding sequence ATGCTCGATTACGGTTTGCTCAAACGCCAGATTGACCAGATGGCGGTTGATGCCAGTACTTTGCAAGACGACTTTTTTACCCGTATTGATCTGGCGTGTTCCGAAATGGATCGCTGGGAAGATGCCTGGGAAACCCTGGGTATTAAAATTGCGCGTAGCCGCACCTCCTGGCTGGTTGCCCAACTCGGCGGGCCGATTACCGAGGCGTGTCCAAGACCCGACCGTCCCAAAGAACTCACCGTTATTGCCGCCGATGGATCTCAGATATTCCCCGACCGGCACGAAGTCGCCAATTGTTTTTTGATCAATATTGGCTATGTCGTCATTCATTACGGCACGGGAGAACGCTCGGTATTAAACAGCGAACCAACGCTTTTTTACGATGAAGACGACCTCTATCAGGAATGGGCGGGCAAGCGCAGTCCAATCACCCGCGAAATCGTTGGCGTGCGGCGAAATGCCATGGAACTCGAAAAGGTCGTCTCCCTCTCTGCCCAGGCGCACGCAGAGGGCCGAACCTGTGTCGGGCTGACCGATGGAACGCTGATTTTGTGGATGCTCGAAGGTAAACCCTACGATTTCCGCCGCGAAACGCTTCAGGCCACGCTCGTCGGTTTGGAGCGTCTGCGCGAACTTCGCGTTCCCATTGCCGGGTACATTTCAGATCCCGGCAGTGCCGATGTGCTCAATGCCTTGCGCGTGGGCCTCTGTCCCGAACAGCCCCCCAACTGCGACAAGTGCCCGTGGAAAGCAGCCGAGGCGCAGCATCTTCTCGATCTTGATGGGGATTCTGAACCGCCTGCGCCCATTCCCTGTGAACCCATTGCCGGCGTTACCGACGATATGCTGTATGCCCGCAAACTCAAACGCGGCGAGCGCAGTGGCGTTTATCGCAGCGCGTCTAAAATTCTCGAGGACTACGGTCCCCACCGCATTTGCTTTTTTTACGTACACACGGGTTGGGAAATTGGTCGCGTCGAAATCCCCGAATGGGTTGCTAAAGACCGCGAGTTGCTCGATCTCGTACACGCCACGGTTGTCGATCAGATCGATAAGGGGCGCGGATATCCCGTCGTCTTATCCGAATCCCACGAACGCGCCATTGTGCGCGGAGCCGACCGCGATATATTTTTTAAGTTCTTAAAAGACGCTTTTGTAAAAAATAATATCAAAACCGAACAGTCGCTCAAACAACTCAAAAAAATGGCTGCAGCAGTATAG
- a CDS encoding translation initiation factor IF-3 — translation MGPRVNRQIRIPQVRLIGESGAQVGIVETSKALTMAQGAGLDLVEVAPNARPPVCRIMDYGKYRYERGKKARKNRQSASQLKEIRMRVRISDHDYQFKIRHAEKFLTQRHKVRLVIEFFGRENAHRDMGRDLLQRIEDDLQHVGQIETHPRDEGRKLVMIVAPKSQ, via the coding sequence ATCGGGCCGCGCGTGAATCGGCAGATTCGCATTCCACAGGTTCGCTTAATCGGTGAATCAGGTGCTCAAGTGGGCATTGTAGAAACGAGCAAAGCCCTGACAATGGCTCAGGGGGCCGGGCTTGATCTAGTCGAAGTTGCGCCAAATGCACGCCCACCTGTTTGCCGGATTATGGACTACGGTAAATACAGATATGAGCGGGGAAAAAAAGCCAGAAAAAATCGCCAAAGTGCCTCGCAATTAAAAGAAATTCGGATGCGTGTTCGAATCAGCGATCACGATTATCAATTTAAGATCAGGCATGCTGAGAAATTTTTGACCCAGCGCCATAAAGTGAGGCTTGTCATTGAGTTTTTTGGACGGGAAAATGCACATCGCGATATGGGCCGCGACTTATTGCAGCGCATTGAAGACGATTTGCAACATGTTGGACAGATCGAAACGCATCCCCGCGACGAAGGGCGAAAGCTCGTGATGATTGTCGCGCCAAAATCTCAGTAG
- the rplT gene encoding 50S ribosomal protein L20, whose translation MPRVTNSPASRRRRKKILKQARGYRGGRSKLLRTASNAVDRALQYAYRDRRQKKRNFRALWITRINAAARQHGLTYSRFMAGLKRDGIDINRKVLANLAVTDANAFAALAERVKQND comes from the coding sequence ATGCCGAGAGTAACCAATAGTCCTGCGTCTCGACGCAGGAGAAAAAAAATTTTAAAACAAGCCAGAGGCTATCGAGGAGGGCGCAGCAAACTGCTTCGCACAGCCAGCAATGCTGTGGATCGCGCCTTGCAATACGCCTATCGCGACCGAAGGCAAAAGAAAAGAAACTTCAGAGCATTGTGGATTACCCGAATCAACGCAGCTGCCAGGCAACACGGATTGACTTACAGCCGATTTATGGCGGGTTTAAAGCGAGATGGCATTGATATCAACCGCAAAGTATTGGCCAATCTGGCCGTAACCGACGCCAATGCATTTGCCGCCCTGGCCGAAAGGGTTAAGCAAAACGACTGA
- the zapB gene encoding cell division protein ZapB — protein sequence MDINPWIVRNVKEEAEEEVEDNAEATEETEDAQEVEEEVDEEVDLMDINAGAVAEGVDRLVEAINNAVATIEDLRRENAELKQQSQALQSDISRLEEERVALCNERDRLQDIYNDNMLLIDNKAEILDKVEAMLQRLNSLNPEKNE from the coding sequence ATGGATATTAACCCCTGGATAGTTAGAAATGTGAAAGAAGAAGCGGAGGAAGAAGTGGAGGACAATGCCGAGGCTACCGAAGAGACTGAAGACGCCCAAGAAGTAGAGGAAGAAGTGGATGAGGAAGTAGATCTGATGGATATTAACGCGGGAGCAGTGGCGGAGGGAGTGGATCGGCTCGTTGAAGCAATCAACAACGCCGTTGCAACAATTGAAGATTTGCGTCGTGAAAATGCCGAATTGAAGCAACAGAGTCAGGCATTGCAGTCAGATATATCGCGCCTCGAAGAAGAACGGGTGGCTCTGTGTAACGAACGAGATCGGTTGCAAGACATTTACAACGACAATATGCTTCTAATAGACAATAAGGCAGAAATCCTGGATAAGGTTGAGGCGATGTTGCAGCGCCTCAATTCCTTAAACCCCGAGAAAAATGAGTGA
- a CDS encoding ATP-binding protein: MNDLWNNLNGSPNIQDGGEIGVVTQGSLTEGVEMKLNPDRSVEDVKAGKFVVIEGYKNQFFSMITDLSLDATNPEILLYPPRESDQLLHSVLNGSSTYVTVALRPMLMLEQGEEIVDEPRPVKTIPSHFSKVVEAEEEDVSRVFGSEEKDDRFFNMGTPLDMDTPVCINLNRFVERSNGIFGKTGTGKSFLTRLVLCGLIKNKKAVNLIFDMHNEYGFRAMKEGGQGNSFVKGLKQLFGNQVALFSLDPESSRQRGIQPDHEVYITYDQVAVEDVIALQDELQLNPTASESAYLVYAMYKDRWLRQLLSIDGPDVEQFAEDMGANKSSLSALHRKLKRLENFPFMVNSLNGADAVDTMMDYIDRGIHIVLEFGRQTGMLAYLLVANILSRRIHEQYVTKSEKFYASQNPEDQPRHLVITIEEAHKFLNPATARQTIFGTIAREMRKYYVSLLVVDQRPSGIDEEVLSQLGTKITALLNDEKDIQGVLTGVSNAAGLRSVLASLDSKQQALVFGHAVPMPVVIKTRDYDEIFYKAMGDLSDEEKMKKAEAASAAIFGD; encoded by the coding sequence ATGAACGATCTTTGGAATAATCTAAATGGTTCGCCCAATATTCAGGATGGCGGCGAAATCGGTGTTGTCACACAGGGGTCTTTGACCGAGGGCGTTGAGATGAAGCTCAACCCCGACCGCAGCGTAGAAGACGTCAAAGCTGGCAAATTTGTGGTTATTGAGGGGTATAAAAATCAGTTTTTCTCCATGATCACCGACCTGAGTTTGGATGCGACCAATCCCGAAATTTTGCTTTATCCACCGCGCGAGAGCGATCAGTTATTGCACAGCGTTCTCAATGGTTCCAGCACCTATGTCACAGTTGCACTGCGCCCCATGCTTATGCTGGAACAGGGCGAAGAAATCGTCGATGAACCGCGTCCGGTGAAAACTATTCCCAGTCATTTTTCCAAAGTTGTTGAAGCTGAAGAAGAGGATGTATCGCGCGTTTTTGGCAGCGAGGAAAAAGACGACCGGTTTTTCAACATGGGTACGCCATTGGATATGGATACGCCGGTGTGCATTAATCTCAATCGCTTTGTCGAGCGCAGCAATGGCATTTTTGGCAAAACGGGTACGGGTAAGTCCTTTCTCACGCGTCTGGTATTGTGCGGTCTGATCAAAAACAAGAAAGCCGTCAATCTCATTTTTGATATGCACAACGAATACGGTTTTCGCGCTATGAAAGAAGGCGGGCAGGGCAATAGCTTTGTCAAGGGTCTCAAGCAGCTTTTTGGGAATCAGGTCGCCCTTTTTTCTCTCGATCCCGAATCGTCTCGGCAGCGCGGTATTCAACCCGACCACGAGGTGTACATCACCTACGATCAGGTCGCGGTCGAAGATGTTATCGCGTTGCAAGACGAACTGCAGCTCAATCCCACGGCTTCTGAATCTGCCTATCTCGTTTACGCGATGTACAAAGATCGCTGGCTGCGCCAATTGCTTTCTATTGATGGTCCCGATGTCGAGCAATTTGCCGAGGATATGGGCGCCAATAAAAGTTCGCTTTCCGCGCTACATCGCAAACTCAAACGCCTTGAAAACTTTCCCTTTATGGTCAATAGCCTCAACGGAGCCGATGCCGTCGATACGATGATGGATTACATCGACCGCGGCATTCACATTGTGCTCGAGTTTGGTCGGCAGACCGGCATGCTCGCGTATTTGCTCGTGGCGAATATTCTCTCTCGCCGCATTCACGAACAATACGTCACAAAAAGCGAAAAATTTTACGCCTCGCAAAATCCCGAAGATCAGCCGAGGCACCTGGTTATCACCATTGAAGAGGCCCACAAGTTTCTAAATCCCGCGACTGCAAGGCAAACCATTTTTGGTACGATTGCCAGGGAAATGCGTAAATATTACGTTTCGCTCCTCGTGGTTGACCAGCGTCCCTCGGGTATTGACGAAGAGGTACTTTCACAACTCGGCACAAAAATCACGGCTTTGCTAAATGACGAAAAAGACATACAGGGAGTGCTCACAGGGGTGTCCAATGCCGCTGGCTTGCGAAGTGTTCTGGCGAGTCTCGATTCCAAACAGCAAGCTCTTGTATTTGGTCATGCGGTACCTATGCCCGTGGTTATTAAAACGCGCGATTACGATGAAATTTTTTACAAAGCGATGGGCGATTTATCCGATGAAGAAAAAATGAAAAAGGCCGAAGCCGCATCGGCTGCTATTTTTGGCGACTAA